In Dama dama isolate Ldn47 chromosome X, ASM3311817v1, whole genome shotgun sequence, one genomic interval encodes:
- the LOC133052076 gene encoding spermatid nuclear transition protein 3-like → MTNATRKPQQSRGVAMRFASRKNGTKKTVCQRRGRGGVKARNMTMRVRRPLQGTFRKKIRSYATQSTKLKKTRKANCFFSRCGRKKSNRSPKRYQTVRQSQGRRQNPKRK, encoded by the exons ATGACTAACGCAACCAGGAAGCCACAGCAGTCAAGAGGAGTTGCAATGCGGTTTGCTTCAAGGAAGAATGGAACAAAGAAGACCGTTTGTCAAAGGAGGGGCAGAGGCGGTGTCAAG GCACGAAATATGACCATGAGGGTCAGAAGACCTCTACAAGGTACCTTCAGAAAGAAAATCCGATCATATGCTACTCAATCGACAAAGCTGAAGAAGACAAGAAAAGCAAACTGTTTCTTCTCTCGCTGTGGACGTAAGAAATCGAATCGAAGCCCAAAAAGGTACCAAACTGTGAGGCAGAGtcaaggaaggaggcagaatccaAAGAGAAAATAA